The following proteins are encoded in a genomic region of Molothrus aeneus isolate 106 chromosome 12, BPBGC_Maene_1.0, whole genome shotgun sequence:
- the CELSR3 gene encoding cadherin EGF LAG seven-pass G-type receptor 3 isoform X1 — protein sequence MAAAEEPVAAPSRSCCRRRREPPPPPLLLVLLPLLLLPLFPSGLGATAPPPPAGWGPAARWGCPAAVPCRAPAVPPGLPPAPRRRSPPRCTPRAAQPRPLPSVPAPAPGRRGRRAAPNRHPLFPQYNYQAEVAENQPAGTAVVAVTAQDPDGGEAGRLVYSMDALMNSRSRDLFSIDPRAGLISTTQALDRESMDLHYFRVTATDHGAPRLSATTMVAITVADRNDHDPVFEQGEYRETIRENVEEGYPILQLRATDVDSLPNANIRYRFVNERAAHDIFEIDPRSGLITTSGPVDREKMEKYSLVVEANDQGREPGPRSATVKVYITVLDENDNIPQFSEKRYIVQVREDIRPHTEILRVTATDLDKDNNALVHYNIISGNSRGQFSIDSVTGEIQVVAPLDFEVEREYALRIRAQDAGRPPLSNNTGMASIQVVDINDHAPIFVSTPFQISVLENAPLGHSVIHIQAVDADYGENSRLEYKLTGVSADTPFVVNSATGWITVSGPLDRESVEHYFFGVEAHDHGSPSLSASASVTITVMDVNDNRPEFTQKEYFIRLNEDAAVGTSVLSVTAVDRDVNSAITYQITGGNTRNRFSISTQGGLGLITLSLPLDYKQERRYVLTVTASDRTLRDNCHVHINITDANTHRPVFQSAHYSVSINEDRPVGSTVVVISATDDDVGENARITYYLEDNVPQFRIDPDSGAITLQAQLDYEDQVTYTLAITAKDNGIPQKADTTYVEIMVNDVNDNAPQFVSPLYQGVISEDAPPFTSVLQISATDRDAHTNGRVQYTFQNGEDGDGDFTIEPTSGIIRTVRRLDRESVPVYELTAYAVDRGIPPQRTPVHIQVTVQDVNDNAPVFPAEEFEVLVKENSIVGSVVAQITAVDPDEGPNAQIMYQIVEGNIPEIFQMDIFSGELTALIDLDYETKSEYVIVVQATSAPLVSRATVHIKLLDQNDNSPVLKNFQILFNNYVSNKSNTFPSGVIGKVPAYDPDASDHLFYSFERGNELHLLIVNQSSGELRLSRKLDNNRPLVASMLVTVTDGIHSVTAQCVLRVIIITEDMLANSITVRLQNMWQERFLSPLLSTFLEGVATVLATPKEDIFIFNIQNDTDVGGTVLNVSFSALAPWGGRYFSSEELQEQLYMKRMVLTGTSMLEVLPFDDNVCLREPCQNYMKCISVLKFDSSAPFIASRSTLFRPIHPIAGLRCRCPQGFTGDYCETEINLCYSNPCLNGGICTRREGGYTCVCRQHFSGEHCEVDSRAGRCVPGVCHNGGTCTDGADGGFRCQCPAGGFEAPFCHVSTRSFPPRSFIMFRGLRQRFHLTLALSFSTVEPGGLLLYNGRLNERHDFLAVEIIQGQVQLKYSTGESSTVVSPYLPGGVSDGQWHTLQLRYYNKPKVSTLGVVQGPSKDKVAILTIDECDASVALQFGSEIGNYSCAAEGVQTSSKKSLDLTGPLLLGGVPNLPENFPITHRDFVGCMRDLFIDSKHIDLASYIANNGTAAGCHAKHTFCDSNPCKNGGTCSVSWGTYSCLCPVGFGGKDCRHAMHHAHYFQGNSVLTWDFKADVKISVPWYLGLAFRTRQQDGVLLQAHAGQYTTLLCQLVGGLLSFMVSRGSGRSTSLLLDQLQLSDGKWHDLQLELRDVHSGRDSRYVITLTLDFGLYQDTVVVGNELHGLKVKHLHVGGVLGSGEVQNGLRGCIQGVRLGDSVTGIVLPKPNHALRVEAGCSVPSPCDSNPCPANSVCKDEWQSYSCVCQPGYYGGDCVDVCHLNPCKNKSVCRRKPGSRLGYVCECSENFFGQYCEHRIDQQCPKGWWGNPTCGPCNCDVNKGFDPDCNKTNGQCHCKDFHYRPRGSDTCLPCDCYPVGSTSRSCDRESGRCHCRPGVIGRQCNSCDSPFAEVTPSGCQVLYDGCPKSLKAGVWWPQTKFGFSAAVLCPKGSLGLRGAGAAIRHCDEEKGWLEPDLFNCTSPAFKELSVLLEGLERNKTELNTIEAKKLAHRLRAVTDHMEHYFGNDVHITFRLLSRLMAFESRQHGFGLTATQDAHFNENLLRAGSSVLAPENREHWAMLPHGEHGSASLMEQLRDYSGTLASNMKLTYLNPVGVVTPNIMLSIDRMENHSHIRRRYPRYHSSLFRGQPAWDPHTHVVLPLSVLSPPKAEAVPTAVPTLAGVEGNYTVENSSPRQALPEPEPTLTVVILIMYRTLGGLLPARYQVDRRSVRLPKNPVMNSPIVSVSVFSNHTFLQGPLDTPLVLEFYLLETANRSKPLCVQWNHSNLTNPSGFWTARDCELVYRNTTHVHCQCSQFGTFGVLMDSSHREQLEGDLETLAIVTYSLVSLSLVSLLLTFSFLTCLKGLKSNTRGIHSNISVTLFFSELLFLLGINRTENQFLCTVIAILLHCFFLSTFAWLFVQGLHIYRMQTEARNVNFGAMRFYYAIGWGVPAIITGLAVGLDPEGYGNPDFCWISIHDKLVWSFAGPITVVIVMNGVMFLLVAKMSCSPGQKETKKKSVLMTLRSSFVLLLVISTTWLFGLLAVNNSVLAFHYFYTVLCSLQGLAVLVLFCVLNEEVREAWQLACLSKKGQSEEATRSTQGPNAYNNTALFEESGLIRITLGASTVSSVSSVRSARTHSSQRAYLRDNVAARQGSALDHSLLAHAGPTDIDMAMFHRDAGGDQDSDSDSDLSLDEERSLSIPSSESEENVRLRGRFQRQLKRAAHSERLLTNPANTTPKDVDGNDLMSYWPALGECEVHPCSLQKWGSERKLGFDINKDAANNNQPDLALTSGDENSLTQTQRQRKGILKNRLQYPPTLQGLPSVGRMTNELTWYKTSTLGHRAVPAASYGRIYSGAGSLSQPASRYSSREQLDMLMRRQMSREQLSRHNSGECLEAVPSRHGSREELDTIPSRHGSTEHLESIPSRHASRENLDLLAARPSQRDHGNTLPRRQGSRDCLDALPCRFGSREQLDCGPVREVSREWLNTLPSRQVSRDQIDMLPSRDTSRERLDLLSRKQPSRDLLASARQASREQLDFLSRRSNSREPLDTVPSRQPSQDNLGSLSRRQLSRESLEPLSRRQHSRENLEAIPSRHPSTEQLDILSSILASFNSSVLSSVQSSSTPSGPQTTATPSAMQTSTPSAVCPSTPHSATSHSISELSPDSEIMRNDGHS from the exons ATGGCAGCGGCGGAGGAGCCGGTGGCCGCCCCGAGCCGCtcctgctgccgccgccgccgggagccgccgccgccgccgctacTGCTGGTGCTGCTAccgctcctgctgctccctttgTTCCCCTCCGGGCTGGGGGCcaccgcgccgccgccgccggcagGCTGGGGACCGGCAGCCCGCTGGGGCTGTCCCGCCGCCGTGCCGTGCCGGGCGCCGGCCGtgcccccggggctgcccccggcGCCGCGCCGCCGGTCCCCGCCGCGCTGCACGCCCCGCGCCGCCCAGCCGCGCCCGCTGCCCTCGGTCCCGGCGCCGgccccggggcggcggggccggcgcgcaGCACCGAACCGCCACCCGCTGTTCCCCCAGTACAACTACCAGGCGGAGGTGGCGGAGAACCAGCCGGCGGGGACGGCGGTGGTGGCGGTGACGGCCCAGGACCCCGACGGGGGCGAGGCGGGGCGGCTGGTGTACTCCATGGACGCGCTGATGAACAGCCGCTCGCGGGATCTGTTCAGCATTGACCCGCGGGCCGGGCTCATCTCCACCACCCAGGCCCTGGACCGCGAGAGCATGGACCTGCACTATTTCCGAGTGACGGCCACTGACCACGGGGCACCGCGGCTCTCCGCCACCACCATGGTGGCCATCACTGTGGCTGACCGCAACGACCACGACCCCGTCTTCGAGCAGGGCGAGTACCGGGAGACCATCCGGGAGAACGTTGAGGAGGGATACCCCATCCTGCAGCTGCGGGCCACCGACGTCGACTCCCTGCCCAACGCCAACATCCGTTACCGCTTTGTCAATGAACGGGCTGCCCATGACATCTTTGAGATTGATCCCCGCTCCGGCCTCATCACCACCAGCGGGCCGGTAGACAGGGAGAAGATGGAGAAGTACTCACTGGTGGTGGAAGCCAACgaccagggcagggagccaGGACCCCGCTCCGCCACTGTCAAGGTCTACATCACGGTCCTTGATGAGAATGACAACATCCCCCAGTTCAGTGAGAAGCGCTACATTGTCCAAGTGAGGGAGGACATACGGCCCCACACCGAGATCCTGCGTGTCACTGCCACGGACCTGGACAAGGACAACAACGCGCTGGTGCACTACAACATCATCAGCGGGAACAGTAGGGGCCAGTTCTCCATTGACAGTGTCACTGGGGAAATACAGGTGGTGGCCCCCCTGGATTTTGAGGTGGAACGGGAGTACGCCCTGAGGATCCGGGCTCAGGATGCAGGGCGTCCTCCTCTTTCTAACAACACTGGCATGGCGAGCATCCAGGTGGTGGACATCAATGACCATGCCCCCATTTTTGTCAGCACCCCTTTTCAAATCTCTGTCCTGGAGAATGCTCCCCTGGGCCACTCTGTCATCCACATCCAGGCCGTGGATGCAGACTACGGCGAGAACTCCCGCCTGGAGTACAAACTGACAGGGGTGTCGGCTGACACACCCTTTGTGGTGAACAGTGCCACGGGGTGGATCACAGTCAGTGGGCCCTTGGACCGGGAATCGGTCGAGCACTATTTTTTTGGGGTAGAGGCTCATGACCATGGCTCTCCGTCTTTATCCGCCTCGGCCAGCGTCACCATCACTGTCATGGATGTCAACGACAACCGCCCCGAGTTCACCCAGAAGGAATACTTCATCCGCCTGAACGAGGACGCGGCTGTGGGCACCAGCGTCCTCAGCGTCACGGCAGTGGACCGGGACGTGAACAGTGCCATCACGTACCAGATCACAGGGGGCAACACACGGAACCGCTTCTCCATCAGCacgcagggagggctggggctcATCACTCTGTCTCTGCCGCTGGACTACAAGCAGGAGAGGCGCTATGTGCTCACGGTGACGGCCTCTGACCGCACCCTGCGTGACAACTGCCACGTTCACATCAACATCACCGATGCCAACACGCACCGGCCTGTGTTCCAGAGTGCCCACTACTCCGTGAGCATCAACGAGGACCGGCCTGTGGGCAGCACCGTGGTGGTGATCAGTGCCACGGACGATGACGTGGGAGAGAACGCCCGCATCACCTACTACCTGGAAGACAATGTCCCTCAGTTCCGTATTGACCCAGACTCTGGGGCCATCACCCTCCAGGCACAACTGGACTATGAGGACCAGGTCACCTATACATTGGCTATCACTGCCAAGGACAATGGGATCCCCCAGAAGGCAGACACCACGTATGTTGAAATCATGGTGAATGACGTTAATGACAATGCCCCCCAGTTTGTTAGCCCTCTTTACCAGGGCGTGATCTCTGAGGATGCACCTCCCTTCACCAGCGTGCTCCAGATCTCTGCCACCGACCGGGATGCCCACACCAACGGGCGAGTGCAGTACACCTTCCAGAACGGGGAGGACGGGGATGGAGACTTCACCATAGAGCCCACCTCGGGCATCATTCGCACCGTGCGCAGGCTGGACCGCGAGAGCGTTCCTGTCTACGAACTGACTGCCTACGCTGTGGACAGGGGCATCCCCCCTCAGAGAACTCCCGTCCACATCCAGGTCACCGTTCAGGATGTGAATGACAATGCTCCTGTCTTTCCTGCTGAAGAGTTTGAGGTCCTGGTGAAGGAGAACAGCATTGTAGGCTCTGTGGTGGCCCAAATCACAGCTGTTGACCCGGATGAGGGACCCAATGCCCAGATTATGTACCAAATTGTGGAAGGCAACATCCCCGAGATATTCCAGATGGACATTTTTTCTGGGGAGCTCACAGCCTTGATAGACTTGGATTATGAGACAAAATCCGAATATGTGATTGTAGTGCAGGCCACCTCTGCCCCTCTGGTCAGCAGAGCTACAGTCCACATCAAACTCCTTGACCAGAATGACAACAGCCCTGTTCTGAAGAACTTCCAAATCCTGTTCAATAACTACGTGTCAAATAAATCCAACACCTTCCCTTCAGGGGTCATAGGGAAGGTCCCAGCGTATGACCCAGATGCATCTGACCACCTCTTCTACTCCTTTGAGCGGGGAAATGAGCTGCACTTGTTGATTGTAAATCAGTCGAGCGGGGAGCTGAGGCTGAGCCGCAAGCTGGACAACAACCGTCCGCTTGTGGCCTCCATGCTGGTGACTGTCACAG ACGGGATCCACAGCGTGACAGCTCAGTGCGTCCTGCGCGTGATCATCATCACGGAGGACATGCTGGCCAACAGCATCACCGTGCGCCTGCAGAACATGTGGCAGGAGAGGTTCCTCTCCCCGCTGCTCTCCACCTTCCTGGAAGGAGTGGCCACCGTGCTTGCGACGCCCAAGGAGGACATCTTCATCTTCAACATCCAGAACGACACGGACGTGGGGGGCACGGTGCTCAACGTCAGCTTCTCAGCGCTGGCGCCCTGGGGCGGGCGCTACTTCAGCtcggaggagctgcaggagcagctgtacATGAAGCGCATGGTGCTGACAGGCACCTCcatgctggaggtgctgccctTTGACGACAACGTGTGCCTGCGGGAGCCCTGCCAGAACTACATGAAGTGCATCTCCGTGCTCAAGTTCGACAGCTCGGCGCCCTTCATCGCCTCCCGCTCCACCCTGTTCCGGCCCATCCACCCCATCGCCGGCCTGCGCTGCCGCTGCCCCCAGGGCTTCACCGGGGACTACTGCGAGACAGAGATCAACCTGTGCTACTCCAACCCCTGCCTCAACGGGGGCATCTGCACCCGCAGGGAGGGGGGGTACACCTGCGTCTGCCGCCAGCACTTCAGCG GAGAGCACTGTGAGGTGGACAGCCGTGCGGGGCGCTGCGTGCCCGGCGTGTGCCACAACGGCGGCACCTGCACCGACGGCGCCGACGGCGGCTTCCGCTGCCAGTGCCCGGCGGGCGGCTTCGAGGCGCCCTTCTGCCACGTGTCCACGCGCTCCTTCCCACCGCGATCCTTCATCATGTTCCGGGGCCTGCGCCAGCGCTTCCACCTCACCCTCGCCCTCTC GTTCAGCACTGTGGAGCCCGGCGGCCTCCTGCTCTACAATGGGCGTTTGAATGAGAGGCACGACTTCCTGGCAGTGGAGATCATCCAGGGGCAGGTCCAGCTGAAATACTCCACAG GAGAGTCCAGCACGGTGGTGAGCCCCTACCTGCCGGGGGGTGTGAGTGATGGGCAGTGGCACACGCTGCAGCTCCGCTACTACAACAAG CCCAAGGTCAGCACCCTGGGGGTGGTGCAGGGCCCCTCCAAGGACAAGGTGGCCATCTTGACAATAGATGAATGTGATGCTTCAGTGGCCCTGCAGTTTGGCAGTGAGATTGGAAACTActcctgtgctgcagaaggTGTGCAGACCAGCTCAAAAAA GTCCCTGGACCTCACAGGTCCCTTGCTCCTTGGAGGGGTCCCCAACCTGCCAGAAAACTTCCCCATCACTCACCGGGACTTTGTGGGATGCATGCGAGACCTCTTCATCGACAGCAAGCACATTGACCTGGCCTCCTACATTGCCAACAACGGAACTGCTGCAG GTTGTCATGCCAAGCacacattctgtgattccaacCCCTGCAAGAACGGTGGCACCTGCTCTGTCAGCTGGGGGACCTACTCCTGCCTCTGTCCTGTTGGCTTTGGGGGCAAGGACTGTCGCCATG CCATGCACCATGCCCACTATTTTCAGGGCAACAGTGTCCTGACCTGGGACTTCAAGGCAGATGTGAAGATCTCAGTGCCGTGGTACCTGGGGCTGGCGTTCCGGACACGCCAGCAGGATGGGGTGCTTCTGCAGGCCCACGCGGGCCAGTACaccaccctgctctgccag CTGGTTGGGGGCCTGCTCTCCTTCATGGTGAGCAGGGGGTCAGGGCGCAGCACCAGCCTGCTCCTGgaccagctgcagctcagtgatGGGAAGTGGCATGacctccagctggagctgcgGGATGTCCACAGCGGGCGAGACTCGCGCTACGTCATCACCCTCACCCTGGACTTTGGGCTCTACCAG GACACGGTGGTTGTGGGAAATGAACTGCATGGCCTGAAGGTGAAACACCTGCATGTGGGGGGAGTCCTGGGCTCTGGCGAGGTGCAGAATGGGCTGAGGGGCTGCATACAG GGTGTGCGCCTGGGTGACAGCGTCACCGGGATCGTGCTGCCCAAGCCCAACCATGCCCTGCGGGTGGAGGCTGGCTGCAGTGTCCCAAGCCCCTGCGACTCCAACCCCTGCCCAGCCAACAGTGTCTGCAAGGATGAGTGGCAGAGCTACTCCTGTGTCTGCCAGCCAG GGTACTACGGAGGGGACTGTGTGGATGTGTGTCACCTGAACCCCTGCAAGAACAAGTCGGTGTGTCGCCGCAAGCCTGGCTCGCGCCTGGGCTACGTCTGCGAGTGCAGTGAGAACTTCTTTGGGCAGTACTGTGAGCACAG GATAGACCAGCAGTGTCCAAAGGGCTGGTGGGGAAACCCCACCTGTGGGCCCTGTAACTGTGATGTGAACAAAGGCTTTGACCCCGACTGCAATAAAACCAACGGGCAGTGCCACTGCAAG GACTTCCACTACCGGCCCAGAGGCAGTGACACGTGCCTGCCCTGTGACTGCTACCCCGTGGGCTCCACCTCGCGCTCCTGTGACAGGGAGAGCGGCCGCTGCCACTGCCGGCCCGGGGTCATCGGCCGCCAGTGCAACAGCTGTGACAGCCCCTTCGCTGAGGTGACACCCAGCGGCTGCCAGG TGCTCTACGACGGCTGCCCCAAAAGCCTGAAGGCAGGTGTGTGGTGGCCCCAGACCAAGTTTGGCTTCTcggctgcagtgctgtgtcccaaAGGCTCCTTGG GCTTGAGGGGTGCAG GTGCAGCCATCAGACACTGTGATGAGGAGAAGGGCTGGCTGGAGCCAGATCTCTTCAACTGCACTTCGCCTGCCTTCAAGGAGCTGTCTGTGCTG CTGGAGGGCTTGGAGAGGAACAAGACTGAGCTCAACACAATTGAAGCCAAGAAGCTGGCGCACCGTCTGCGGGCCGTGACAGACCACATGGAGCACTACTTTGGCAACGACGTGCACATCACCTTCCGCCTGCTGTCCCGCCTCATGGCCTTCGAGAGCCGCCAGCACGGCTTCGGCCTCACCGCCACGCAGGACGCCCACTTCAACGAG AACCTGCTGCgtgcaggcagctctgtgctggccccTGAGAACCGGGAGCACTGGGCCATGCTGCCCCACGGGGAGCACGGCAGCGCCAGCCTCATGGAGCAGCTGCGCGACTACTCGGGCACGCTGGCCAGCAACATGAAACTCACCTACCTCAACCCCGTCGGTGTCGTCACCCCCAACATCA TGCTGAGCATCGATCGCATGGAGAACCACTCCCACATCCGCCGGCGCTATCCCCGCTaccacagcagcctcttcagGGGCCAGCCCGCCTGGGACCCCCACACACACGTGGTGCTGCCACTGTCGGTGCTGAGCCCTCCAAAAGCTGAAG ctgtgcccacagcagtgcccacGCTGGCTGGGGTTGAAGGGAACTACACTGTGGAGAACTCCTCCCCGAGGCAGGCGCTGCCAGAGCCCGAGCCCACTCTCACTGTGGTCATCCTCATCATGTACCGCACCCTCGGGGGGCTGCTGCCTGCGCGCTACCAGGTGGATCGCCGCAGCGTCAG GCTCCCCAAGAATCCTGTGATGAACTCTCCCATTGTGAGTGTGTCTGTGTTCAGCAATCACACCTTCCTGCAAGGACCCCTGGACACCCCTCTTGTGCTGGAATTTTACCTGCTGGAGACAGCCAACAGGAGCAAACCTCTCTGTGTCCAGTGGAACCACTCCAACCT GACCAACCCCTCTGGCTTCTGGACAGCCAGGGACTGCGAGCTCGTGTACCGAAACACCACCCATGTCCactgccagtgctcccagtttggcACCTTTGGGGTTTTGATGGACAGCTCACACCGAGAG caactGGAAGGTGATCTGGAGACATTGGCAATTGTCACCTATTCCTTGGTGTCTCTCTCCTTGGTGTCTCTGCTGCTGACCTTCTCCTTTCTGACCTGCCTCAAAGGCCTCAAGTCCAACACACGTGGCATCCACTCCAACATATCTGTCACCCTCTTCTTCTCTGAGCTGCTCTTTCTCCTGGGTATCAACCGCACTGAGAACCAG TTTCTCTGCACTGTGATTGCCATCCTCCTCCACTGCTTCTTCCTCTCCACCTTTGCCTGGCTCTTCGTCCAGGGCCTCCACATCTACCGCATGCAGACGGAAGCGCGGAATGTCAACTTTGGAGCCATGCGCTTCTACTACGCCATCGGCTGGGGTGTGCCTGCCATCATCACTG ggctggctgttgGCCTGGATCCTGAGGGCTACGGGAACCCCGActtctgctggatttccattCATGATAAGCTGGTCTGGAGCTTTGCAGGCCCCATTACTGTCGTCATTGTG ATGAATGGGGTCATGTTCCTGCTTGTGGCCAAGATGTCCTGTTCCCCAGGCCAAAAGGAGACCAAGAAGAAATCAGTTCT catGACGTTACGGAGCTCCTTTGTTCTGCTTCTAGTTATTAGCACTACCTGGCTTTTTGGCCTCTTGGCTGTCAACAACAGTGTCCTGGCTTTCCACTACTTCTACACTGtcctctgcagcctccag ggcctggcagtgctggtccTGTTCTGTGTACTGAATGAGGAGGTGCGGGAGGCATGGCAGCTGGCCTGCCTCAGCAAGAAGGGGCAGAGCGAGGAGGCCACGAGGAGCACACAG GGCCCCAATGCCTACAACAACACAGCACTGTTTGAGGAGAGCGGGCTCATCCGCATCACCCTGGGGGCCTCCACGGTGTCCTCGGTGAGCAGCGTGCGCTCTGCCCGCACCCACTCCAGCCAGAGAGCTTACCTCAG AGACAACGTGGCAGCACgtcagggctcagccctggaTCACAGCCTGTTGGCTCACGCCGGCCCCACGGACATTGACATGGCAATGTTCCACCGTGATGCTGGGGGAG ACCAGGATTCGGACTCGGACAGTGACCTGTCTCTGGATGAGGAGCGCAGCCTCTCCATCCCATCCTCAGAGAGCGAGGAGAACGTTCGCCTGCGGGGCCGCTTCCAGCGCCAGCTCAAGCGGGCGGCGCACAGCGAGCGCCTCCTCACCAACCCTGCCAACACCACTCCCAAAG ATGTGGATGGCAATGACCTCATGTCATATTGGCCAGCTCTGGGCGAGTGTGAGGTTcacccctgctccctgcagaagTGGGGCTCTGAGCGGAAGCTGGGATTTGACATCAATAAGGATGCAGCCAACAATAATCAGCCAGACCTGGCTTTGACCAGTGGGGATGAGAACTCCCTCACCCAGACCCAGCGGCAGAGAAAAG GGATTTTGAAGAACCGCCTCCAGTACCCCCCAACTCTCCAGGGCTTGCCATCTGTTGGCAGGATGACCAACGAGCTGACGTGGTACAAGACGTCCACGCTGGGtcacagggctgtccctgctgcctcctaTGGCAGGATCTACTCTGGGGCTGGCAGTCTGTCCCAGCCAGCCAGCCGATACTCGTCCCGGGAGCAGCTTGACATGCTGATGAGGAGACAGATGTCCcgggagcagctgagcaggcaCAACTCAGGAGAGTGCCTGGAAGCTGTGCCCAGTCGGCATGGGTCCAGAGAGGAGCTGGACACTATCCCCAGCAGGCATGGATCTACTGAACACCTGGAAAGTATCCCAAGCAGACATGCATCTAGGGAGAACTTGGATCTACTCGCTGCTAGGCCCAGTCAGAGAGATCACGGGAACACGCTGCCCCGGAGGCAGGGCTCCAGAGACTGCCTTGATGCTTTACCCTGCAGATTTGGGTCAAGAGAGCAGCTAGACTGTGGGCCAGTAAGAGAAGTCTCTAGAGAGTGGCTAAACACATTGCCAAGTAGGCAAGTGTCCAGAGACCAAATAGACATGTTGCCAAGTCGGGATACTTCTCGAGAGCGATTGGATTTGCTTTCTAGAAAACAGCCTTCAAGGGATCTGCTAGCATCAGCTAGACAAGCTTCAAGGGAGCAGCTGGACTTTTTGTCCAGAAGATCCAATTCCAGAGAGCCTCTGGACACAGTGCCTAGCAGGCAGCCCTCGCAGGACAACCTGGGCAGTCTCTCTCGGAGGCAGCTGTCCAGGGAAAGCCTGGAACCGCTGTCAAGGAGACAGCATTCTAGGGAGAACCTGGAGGCCATTCCCAGCAGACATCCTTCCACTGAACAGTTAGATATCCTTTCTTCCATCCTTGCTTCTTTTAACTCCTCCGTGCTGTCCTCGGTGCAATCTTCCAGCACGCCTTCAGGCCCTCAGACCACCGCCACCCCCTCTGCCATGCAGACCTCGACGCCCTCTGCAGTGTGTCCCTCAACACCTCATTCTGCCACCTCCCACAGCATTTCAGAGCTGTCACCAGACTCAGA AATAATGAGAAACGATGGCCATTCCTGA